GAGTGTATCAGAATATATTCTAAGCAGATGTCAAAGAGATGCAAGAGTAAAGAAACAGTATTAACCATaacaaatatgaatttgaTATCAGATAAGGAGGTGGGGAGTTACCAATTTCCTAAGCGTGTTATCTTCGCTGATGGATATATTTGTTTGAAAGCAGCAGGAATATTACCTGAAAAGGCTGGGAGAACTGAAagggaggaaaaagaaaccatGGTCCTCAGATTATTCCCAGCACAAGAGATTTCTAAGTTTTGGATTCTTTTCAACGCAATTAGAAGTCAAACTAtagtaaaaaaacaaaaaatagtcTGCAACAGCACTGAAGCTTTAAAACagcaattcaaaagaaaaggccaATATCAaagtgaaaatatttaatggaaCAGAATATCAAGTTTGAGCATTTTGAAGTCTATTGCATTGCAAGAACATGTCATAATCAATATATTGACTGACATTCGATACCTGGAGTCATTCCAAGCTCAAACATTCTGCCAATAACTTTTTTCTGCAGAATAAGCTGTTGATCAAACCAACTTGGCGGCAGTGGCCCACCCCATCTGTTATCAGAATGTTGATATTCGAAAGGAaactataataaattatatgaagATTTTTAATGGTAGAGCTAATAAACATGATACTTTTAAGCCACTCTCTGCATATTCGAGATCATGCCATCTTTCATTTTAGTCAACCATCTGACAGTATGATTTGATTTCAATGCAGTTACAAAACAACTACTCACTTGTGCAAATTTCCCATACGTGACCACGCAAGAAATGCTGGACCTCCAAAGAAATCGTCCAAATCTGAGTTGCTTATATTAAATTTCTGCAAATATAGTCTGGAGTGAGATCAATCTAGACTTTCAAGCAAGTAAGTTGCAATAAGATAAGAACCTCAAAGAATCATTAGAGACAACTTCTTCGCTTCGGCCACTTTatgacattaaattaaaatgtaggAAACAAGTAAACTACAATTCagaaaaagcaagaaaagacAGGAAAGCTACGCTAGCATGATGAAGAAATCAGTGAACAAAAGAAGCTTGAAatgatattgtactctttggactttccctcaagatttttaaaacacatatgttagggagaggtttccacacctttataaagaatgctttattcccctctccaattgatgtgggatctcacaataatatTGTTCCAATCGTCATAAATACGAAGACAAGTCAGGGGTTTAGAATTTGTAGGATAAATTGACTTCTTAAACATCTTCTACCGCACAAAGAATGCCATTCacagttatattttatatggtACTACTCAATATATCGTTATGTCGAACAACAGTAGGGGAAAAATTATGCAGATAAGAAGAGGAAAACATACTTGAAATACTTTCCGCCAGATAGCCTCCTGCCCAGTAAATGCCAGAGGCATATTGATACCCTGAAGAGCCATCCAATCTATTTCCTTCTCCCATCTCTCCCAGTCCCACCAGGCAAAAGAGTCTTTGAAAAGCAGaggaaattaaaatagaaacatATGTAGAGAAACAGTAACCAAATCACTGTCATTGGAGGAACACGAAGTATTCTAATGCAATTTCAGAGAAACCTTACAGCTTGATGTAACTGCATTTTGATAATAGTTTAAGGGAATAGGCCTCTGAACAATAATTTCGTCACTTTGAATAAGAGGTAATGAGCCAGGCTTAGGTACAGAAAATAGCTGTGAGCCACCAGTTTTATCCCATGATATGTGTGCACCACACCAGTGCTTTAGATACCAATGCAAACCAGCTAAAATCTCCACTCCAGTGACACCAGCGATTCTAGAAAAGATTGGAAGTTGTGTTCGTGTTAGAAGTATCCACTTCAATctccattttaatttacaaGGAACGTTGTGCGATGAATGATGTGTATGAATCCATTTTACTTACAAAATTTCAGGATCCCCCGGTCTCCTGAACGCACGATGGTTCCTGATCAGAAAGCAAGATTCCCCACCACATGCGTCCTGGGAAAAATGACGAATACATAAACCGTGAGAAGAATGAACATAAGAAACAGATAGTAGGAGCAGACTAGACGAAGAGAGTTTTTACATTTCCAAAATTTCCGAGAATCGGATAAAGCTATACTCCCGCGCCGTCCTCgaacaaaacaaattaaaatctcCTAAAATTCCAAGTACCTTAGAGAGAATTTGAAAGTCAAAGCTGGAGAGGTGCGAAGGAAGAAGGCGACGAAGAACTCCACGAGCCGCAGCAACTTGGACAGACGAAGGCGCCCTCTCGCGATCCTGGATATCAAGAAGCCGCGAAATGTATCCGACTCCAATGGTGGAGGAAAAGGAAGTGGAGAAGGTGGTGAATATGGAAAGAAAGATGAGAAAAACGGCAGCAAAAGGGGGCGCCATAAGAACAGGTaaagagaaacagaaacaCAGAAAGCAGtagtagaaaaagaaagtgaagatgaaattttataaaggAAATGGACATGGTGGTGGATGACGTCGAGGAATCTTGTAAATGGCGATCAGCTTTGAAGAGTACCAGTGACAAGCAGACAACGTCAACGGCCGGCGGAGCCTGGACGAGAGTGGAAGAGCGCGCGAAAGCGAAACTCAAACTGACgaatggatatatatatatatatatatataagtatgTGGGGGCCTCTATTCCGTGTCAGCAAAGCTCGATGCCTAAGAAAATCAAAACGACATCGTTTTGAAGAGTATGTAGGGATCTACTTAAGCATGGTTAGAAGGGAGTTTAGAGAAATTTCTAgttagaatgaaaatttaaacacGGAGGAAAATTCAAtctctataaattttttcgaAAATAATCTCGTAAGAAAAGACTTCCTCTTCTCGATTTGTGGATATCTCTAGTTAAAAGGGTCGAGATAGATAATTCNAAGCATACCAATTCTAAGCCCATACGAAAAGGCAAGTGGaaacaacaaataattaagataTGCCTCCATCTAAAAAAGCTAGCCAGTCCAAAGTggattatttaaataaatccattaatataagttcatttataaaattaacttttatatCCTTCATAAGTTgccttaataataataataattaaaattccaTTGTAATTACCCATCtacaataaatattgaaatatcacagctacaaaaaaattaaaatcaaaattaaaaattagcaTTCTTCCAATTTCACTTTATCGTCTTTTTttaagaggaagaaaaaaagaccaTTTTAATTACATTGTTTACAAACAAGGACAGACCCAATAATCGAATAGGACGAAGAAGGAATCAAAACGGCGTCGTATTAGCCGATCTGGGACTTCTTCCACCGCCGTTTCGGTACCGACTCAAACTGAGTCCGCCTCTTTCGAAACTCGACTCACCGCCATTgccgtcttcttcttcttcttcttcttcttcttcatcgtcGTCATCGTCTTCATTGAATGTCCCTCTCATCTTCATCCTCTCCAATATCTTCTTCGCCTTCTCTCTCGCTCTATCACTTCCTCTTTCAGCAATCTCCCTCAAAACCTCCATTGCTCCGGCTTCCTTCGCCAGTCCTTTGAACCTCATACTTCCATAGCTGAGTGCGTACAATGCCGCAACGCAATTCTCGCGAGTTGATTTCGAGTACAATTCTTTCTCCCTCAGCATTCCGACCAAGAGCCCGACGGCGTTGGCGTCTAGCATTGCCGATCTTCCCTCCTGGCACACGGCGATGTTGCAGAGGATCAGCAGCAGCCAATTCATTGAGCTACCTGATTTCACCATGGAGAGTAGAGTCGTTACGGCGCCGAGTTTGATGAGCTTCACTCGGTTGCTCTGTATCATTGTTAGGTTGTATAGACACAGAGCGGAATCCTTTCGAGTTATCTCGCTAGTCGATCGGAGTGCGTAAAGGAGTGGCGGCAGTGCGCCTAGAACTCCGATTGTCATCCGATTTTCGTCCTCCAAGGCTAGGCTGAAGAGTGCTCCGGCGGCGTGTTCTTGCGCTTCGGCATGTCCTCCTTTTAGCGCGTCGATTAAGTTCGGAACCAGACCTGACCGGGCGATCTTTTGCTTGTTTAGCTTTTCGAGGGAGAGATTTACCAGAGAGGCGAGGGCGTTGATTTGTACGGCGGAGTATCTCGATGTAATCAGAGGGCGGAGAGATAAGAGAATCCGAGGCGTACAAagcgaaaccctaattttctcattttctttcgtGATTTTTCTAAGCGAAATAACGCCTTCTTCTTGCTTAAACACATCGGGGCTCGTGAGCTTCGATAACAATTCCTTCTCGTCTTGGGGTATCGATGAATTAGGGCCTAGGGTTTGGATGAGCGCTTCGTTTTCAACAACTTCacaggaagaagacgaagaggaATAACACCCAGGTCGAGTCGTGAACGGCAGCGGA
This sequence is a window from Cucurbita pepo subsp. pepo cultivar mu-cu-16 chromosome LG04, ASM280686v2, whole genome shotgun sequence. Protein-coding genes within it:
- the LOC111793835 gene encoding U-box domain-containing protein 38-like, which translates into the protein MGGNGKFRWKSIFSHRRSSSSFRVESKEPPNEFICPVSGSLMADPVVVSSGQTFERVSTQVCRSLGFSPVLEDGSTPDFSTVIPNLAMKKTILHWCEESGVRNSQAPDYDSVEKIVRALMEEKDKEKPQVGIRDSSDRDLLAGVSDLPPVNFSHAVTELGHRPERYYTSSSEESVIVGGSPGTPLPFTTRPGCYSSSSSSCEVVENEALIQTLGPNSSIPQDEKELLSKLTSPDVFKQEEGVISLRKITKENEKIRVSLCTPRILLSLRPLITSRYSAVQINALASLVNLSLEKLNKQKIARSGLVPNLIDALKGGHAEAQEHAAGALFSLALEDENRMTIGVLGALPPLLYALRSTSEITRKDSALCLYNLTMIQSNRVKLIKLGAVTTLLSMVKSGSSMNWLLLILCNIAVCQEGRSAMLDANAVGLLVGMLREKELYSKSTRENCVAALYALSYGSMRFKGLAKEAGAMEVLREIAERGSDRAREKAKKILERMKMRGTFNEDDDDDEEEEEEEEEDGNGGESSFERGGLSLSRYRNGGGRSPRSANTTPF